The nucleotide window ACTTCCACCCATATTatttctaatttaaaaaaaaaaaaaaatcagacatgcatatatgcatgtgaacGGATTCTTTTGGAGGCAATTCTTGTAACTCTAAATCAAGAGAAAGACAAGCTgataaaaaataatcaaatgcAGAAGTCGGAACAAAGCTTACAGCATGTCTTGCAGTTGTTGACGGTACTGAGGATTTTGTAGCATCCCTGCAAAAGATATGCGTAACAGAAAGACAATTGATACGTACATACTAAAAATCTATCCCTTAATATAATAAGCATACAAGCACCAAATCCATTAGCATGGACTTACATTTAAATGTCTCAGGGTTCCTCATTTCTTCGGGCAAATATCTgtatatgaataaataaatgaTTATATTTCCTTAAGAGTAATAAATAGCACAGGTtgcaataaaaaaaaattgtcgAGGAAAAGAGCGCTTATATTACGGATAAACCATCTTCTGCACCGTTGGATCTTCCAACATTTTCTCTAAAGCATCCACAGATAAACCCGGACCTGCTTTTCCTGCAAATGTAACAAAATGCTTTATTAAATATTACGGAGAGAGTACAAAGAAACTAGAAAGCACTCCCAAAATATGCACATGCATTATTAAATTATATGCATAACGCAATCAAGTAGCTTTAAGCAGTTACTTAAATCCTACACTGCTCGGTGCCTCCTATtaatgtttcttttattttatcatacatAGCATAACTCAATTGATTTTATCCCCCattgttataaaatttattgATCTGTAACATGTTGAGAAAACACATTTTTCCCTTTATGCTCAAGTCATTATGTTATTACTTATTACCTCCATAGTCCtagtaaaatttttagaaatggtTAAATAACTGTTTGGGGCCCGAACTTGGCAACTATTCTCATATTGGGACCTGAGCTTTTTTTTTTGAGTCCAAGGAAGGCCCTAAACTCTGCAATTGTTCCCACATTGGGGCTTAAACTTTTTttgtccaatttagtccttgaacaTGGCAATTGTTTCAAAATTGGGGCCTGAACTTGACAATTGTTCTCACATTGGAACTTGAACTTTAGGGTTTTCAAGGAAACATCAAGGACTAACTTGGACAAATAAAAGTTCAAGCCCCAATGTGAAAATAATTGCCAAGTTCAAGGTCTAACTTGGGCAAAAAGAGTTCAGGCCCCAATGTGAAAACAATTGCCAAGTTTAGGGcctaatttggacaaaaaaacAAGTCCACACCCCAAAATGAAAATAGTTGCCAAGTTTAAGACCCAAAAAGTGATTTAACCCTTTTAGAAAATGGGAAAACAACAAGAGATAAAAATGTTGTGATTAACCCATAAATCTCCCTGTTTTTCATCCTTCCCTATAGACAGTTATTACAACGACTACAAACCAAAATGCATCACACTTTCGTTTCAAATTATCATTTGATCAGAGTTACAATTGGCTCTTTACATACCAGTTGACTGATAACCACCAAAAGCACTGGCATCCTGCTTTGATGCAGTTCCATTATCAGAGACCTTCAGACatcattcaaaattttaattttccacaATAGATGCTttgaaattaaagaaattaatcAAAACTAGGACAGTCTCATAGCAAGAGCTTAATAAAAAACTTACATCCTTGGGAATTTGAGCATTGTTTGATGAACTTGTCTCAGCCACATCTTCAAACGCACTCTTCTGCACAGTTTCTTCTGGAGAAACATCTACAAAAGCTGCAAATAGAACTTTGAATCAGTCTCCAAACAATCTCAAGAAAAACATTAGCAATTAGAATGAATTGGGTGGTTTATTTGAAGTAGAAAATTTCGTTGATACTAGACCTCAGTTTTGTTAGTTTTATAATTGTTTCATGTACATGAATGGACCATATAATGTTCCATTTTAGCGCAAAAAGGGAAGAGTTGCACATCATACAATATCACGTAGCAACAATAAAAGTTCTATTTTACCATATTTCTTTGGTTCTGCTTTTTCTGTTTCACTTTTTCCTTTGGTTGATGGATCAGTCACTGGGGCTGCTTCAACTTTTGTTGCAGGTACATCAACAGTAACGCTATTTTTTTGAGAAGAAGATGGAGAAGGGGATGTGACAGGTCCTGGTGACGGAGGTGTTGGAAAAGGAAACGGGGATCCCGAAGGAAAAGCAGCATTGGCAAATTGGTTATTTTGTGTATTCATTTGGCCCATCATAGTTTTGAAAGCTTGCTGCATTGCATATTTCTGAATAACCGAAAGTTAGATATCATAAATCAATGAATAAAAGAGCTATTCAACAACCTGCCTCATTGAGTGCCAAAGTTTAAGCCATTTTCATCATCTTAAGCACATAAAGAGATATCAAGGCACGACTTAGTAACAACTCGAAGGCCATGAAAGAGATATGTAGCAAACCGTGATAGGCTCTCATTATATTTATGACAGCCAAGAAACTTACTATACCACAAAATTTATGTATCACGCCATTAAAGGGCTCTTAGAGTCGAGCCATAACACAAAAGTTAAGTCACAACTTATACAACTAGCTCTTTACTTACTGGATTGTATTCTACATCTTGAATCCATAATTTAAAAACAACTTTGTTTTCGACAACAACCACCATGCCAATTTTCATTGCTTCATACGCAATTATACTTCCAAAACTATAACATAAGACTTGATTATACAACTTATAGGCAAAACGATACAACCATACCTCATATGAGAAAAAACCCTCACCTTTAAGCTTGAAGCTACCTGTCATTTCAATTAACTTCATTATGATATATACAAAAGAAAAGCGCGAGCACACACACACATTtccattattaataaaataacattaaaagaaCCACtaggaaaagggaaaaaaaaggtaTTATGCTCACCCATGTAAAGAGTGCTGAGAGCCCAACACCTACTCCAATCCAGAAAAGCGGCGACCCTCTGTGAAATACAAACATTATGTTCACAAAACATAAACACTCCCGCAAATATATTTGACTTATCATTACTTTCTCTTAGCTTTCAAGTACAAGTAAATAAattatcattatttcaataaaaattagtTTGATTGTTAAAGTTTGATATAAATTCAAATAAGGTAGTTTCATATACGAGAAAAACAATATAGCATTCCATTATccatgaaaatgattaaaaatggataaatgactaaaatgaaacAAACAATCCTCATAAAGACTACTacttttttaattccaaaatgaaaagtacatttttttttccattttcaaaaGCAGAAATTAACAAAAATTTACATTTGAGAGGACGGCGGTGGCACAGTTGGATAAGGGTTAACTCCAACTGATGAAGTTTGTTGATTACTTGAAGAAGAAATGCTCGCAAACCTTTCGTCTATAGATTTTCTGAAAACTGCATTAACCCCAAAAAAGGATCAAATTTTTACcataagaaaaaaaacaaaaaaagagggaaaaatagaaaaataccaATTTGGGGAAGACTTCGTGGAGGAGTAGAGTGGGTGGAGCTGGAGATTCGGGAACGGCGAGGGGTAATCTTGGAAGATGGAAAAGTGAAGATTTTGGTAGGGGTTTTCAGAGTGTTATTGTACGGTAAAAGATTAAACTTTGGAGGTGAAGAAGACGATGAAACTAATGCCATGTTCATATTTTccattgaatttaacaaaatccCAATTGAAATAAATGGGAGCTGAAGAGCGTGAGGAGAGTGAGAAagatggggggggggggggacacAATGGGATAAACGACGCCGGAAGATGTTATATGTTTGACATTCATACCCTAAACTAAAATTTGTTACTTTAGGTGGTGTTTGTTTGTTTGGATAACTTGGCTCCGACTGGGATCTTGCTATCCCCAACACCAAGTAGCTTCTGTTTCAAAATTGAGCCGATTGTCGAATCGGTCAGATTATTGAATTTCAGTGTGAttgatttattcaatttaattgaataattattaaaataaaaaattggatTAATTTTTAATCTAACTGATTTAACATATTcaatctattttaatttttaattttatattaatatcatAATTAATTTTTCTATCAATTCAATCGATTAATATAATTCTAAAcatctaattattattttattagattgatattaatttattatCCTACTTCAtttcaagaaaataaattattatcaagaccaatttaatttaaaacaatcTATATGTCACTTTTTAATGACAAAGGGTTAATATTTTAtccaaattattttaaattaaattataattataatcttctattgtatttaaatttaagattaagaatttaaaaattcaaaagctCGAAAAAGTATAAAGTTCATAAAATTCGatcatttaattttataaattatatattattatttgatcattctgttaattatattaattttaataataaaagtaataaaatttaaaaaaagttaaTTTACAAACGTAACCTCAGTCCCAACTTTTTAACCCTGTATTTAAACCCTGCTGAAAGCATATTCCACAATCCACAAAAATCCCTTTTATTTTTTCTTGCTATGGATCAACAACCACTATCACTGCTGCACATCCATGTAAAGCTCCTAGGTTTCAGCCTCCACTCCATCACTCCTTGGCCCAATAACCCCTCCATTTTCTACCTCAACGGCAAACGAATCTCACGCGTTGAAATCCTTGGTGTAGTCACTTCCCGTGACTATAAACCGAACAAATTCCTTAGATTCACCCTCGACGACGGCACCCATTCTATTACTTGCATTCTCTGGCTTAACCACCTCACTTCCCCTTTCTTCGCTTCCCGTCAACCCGCTACGCTTCGAGTTATTTCTGATTTGGCTAAATGCTTCGCCGATGATATCCAGTTTGGGAAAGTAGCTAGAGTTCGTGGGAGGGTTAGTAGCTATAGAGGTGATTTGCAGGTCACTGTTTCTGATGTTGTTATTGAAAGGGATCCTGATGCTGAGACTTTGCATCGCCTTGATTGTATTAGTTTGGGTCGCCGGTGTTACTTCGGTTAGCTCCGGCCAAGATTAAAAGCAAATTAATTGAATTGGGCAGTTTTGTACACAGTGAATTAGACTGGTCGATTTGAatttgatgaatcttattattacAGTCAATATTCCTGTATTTGGTAGATGTCTTCGAATAATGTGATATTGTGTTCTCTATCTGCAAGATTAAAAAAATCGAaactttaaaacatcaaaatcaaatTCAATTTAACTTTCTATCCAAACCAACAAGTTCTTAACCCAGCAAATCTGATTCATTTCAATTGGCTCAACCAGCATTTCACCATTTCATCCAAAATTTGCATAATTGTATGTATTCCTTGAAATAAAAGTATAATACAAAATTTAGCATAGTGTTATTAGTAAGCAAATGTATTACTAATTTAAGGAAGAACTTGATCAACAATTTCTGTAAGGAAAATAGTTCATGAAAACCCTTCAAAACACCAAAAATATGCAAAAAATGGAATTGGGATATGTTCAATTTGATACTACAGTGATGGTTCAATTTGATGCTCCAGTGATGGTTTTTACAAGCTATGCTACAAGAAAGTTATGAAATCTAAGCTCTCCAGTCACTCACACTTTTTTCATGTTGTCTTTGTTGTCTTCAAGTCTGTATGTTGTCTAAATACAGGACCGTAGTTATGGTGCCGAATAAGCACGATCAATATGAAAGTATTAGCAGCCAGGAACAATAAACTCGCCATCCAGAGCTGTAGAAAGACGTTTTTGCCTTTAAACTCAAGCAGGTAACCCCATAATAACCAATGGGTTTGAGCTCCCATCCACAAAAGAATGCAACATAGGCCTTTCCATTTAAGCTTCATATTGCTCCATGGCAAAATAAGAGGCAAGACACAAAAGAACCAGACGAAGTACTGTGCCGTGATTACCTGTTCAAGAAgtaaatcaagaataaatatacaAATGCAGATTCAAATCGACAATGAAACGACAATGTCAATACAATGAAGCTAGGGAAGTTAAATTCGCGTACTGTACCTTATTGAATGCTACAAATGCCACTGTCTGTACAAAGAAGCAGAATACAA belongs to Gossypium arboreum isolate Shixiya-1 chromosome 7, ASM2569848v2, whole genome shotgun sequence and includes:
- the LOC108459442 gene encoding protein TIC 40, chloroplastic; this encodes MENMNMALVSSSSSPPKFNLLPYNNTLKTPTKIFTFPSSKITPRRSRISSSTHSTPPRSLPQIVFRKSIDERFASISSSSNQQTSSVGVNPYPTVPPPSSQIGSPLFWIGVGVGLSALFTWVASSLKKYAMQQAFKTMMGQMNTQNNQFANAAFPSGSPFPFPTPPSPGPVTSPSPSSSQKNSVTVDVPATKVEAAPVTDPSTKGKSETEKAEPKKYAFVDVSPEETVQKSAFEDVAETSSSNNAQIPKDVSDNGTASKQDASAFGGYQSTGKAGPGLSVDALEKMLEDPTVQKMVYPYLPEEMRNPETFKWMLQNPQYRQQLQDMLNNMGGSSEWDNRMMDSLKNFDLNSPEVKQQFDQIGLTPEEVISKIMANPEVAMAFQNPRVQAAIMDCSQNPLSIAKYQNDKEVMDVFNKISELFPGVTGPP
- the LOC108456885 gene encoding CST complex subunit STN1, which encodes MDQQPLSLLHIHVKLLGFSLHSITPWPNNPSIFYLNGKRISRVEILGVVTSRDYKPNKFLRFTLDDGTHSITCILWLNHLTSPFFASRQPATLRVISDLAKCFADDIQFGKVARVRGRVSSYRGDLQVTVSDVVIERDPDAETLHRLDCISLGRRCYFG